The genomic window AGTGAAGATTTTCCTTGATGCTTCAGCAGAAGAACGTGCTCATCGACGCATGAAGCAGTTGCAGGAAAAAGGCTTTGATGTTAACTTTGATCGACTTTTAACCGAAATACAAGAGCGCGATTATCGAGATCGTAATAGAGCTGTTGCGCCTTTGGTTGCCGCAAAGGATGCTTTAATTCTAGACTCCACAAGTATGTCAATTGAGGAAGTCATTGAAAAAGCACAAACCTATGCGAAAAAAATTCTACAATTATCTTAATAATTGGCTGTATTTTAGCTTGTAATGCAGATAATATACGTACTCAAGTTGTGTTAATCTAAATAAATTGACATAACACCCACCTTATAACATGGATAGTTGTGAGGTATGTGAAACAACCCCATCTGGCCGGATGCTGAATGGACGTTAATAAGAAACCCTTGAAGATCATTAATATGACAGAATCTTTTGCTCAACTCTTTGAAGAATCCCTACAAAATATTGAAACTCGTCCTGGTTCTATCGTCCGTGGTACTGTTGTTGCCATCGATAAAGACGTAGTCCTGGTTGACGCAGGTCTGAAATCTGAATCTGCTATCCCAGTAGAACAGTTCAAAAACGCGCAGGGTGAACTTGAAATCCAAGTTGGCGATGAAATCGATGTAGCTCTAGATGCAGTAGAAGATGGTTTCGGTGAAACTATCCTTTCTCGTGAGAAAGCTAAACGTCATGAAGCATGGCTGATGCTGGAAAAAGCTTACGAAGAAGCTGAAACTGTAACTGGTGTTATCAACGGTAAAGTTAAAGGTGGTTTCACTGTAGAACTGAACGGCATCCGTGCGTTCTTACCAGGTTCACTGGTAGACGTTCGCCCAGTTCGTGATACTACTCACTTGGAAGGCAAAGAGCTAGAGTTCAAAGTAATCAAGCTTGATCAGAAGCGCAACAACGTTGTTGTTTCTCGTCGTGCTGTAATTGAATCTGAAAGCAGCGCAGAGCGCGATCAACTGCTGGAAAATCTGCAAGAAGGCATGGAAGTTAAAGGTATCGTTAAAAACCTTACTGACTACGGTGCATTTGTTGATTTGGGTGGTGTTGACGGTCTGCTGCATATCACTGATATGGCTTGGAAACGTGTTAAACATCCAAGCGAAATCGTCAATGTTGGCGATGAAATCACTGTTAAAGTTCTGAAATTTGACCGTGAGCGCACTCGTGTGTCTCTGGGTCTGAAACAACTGGGCGAAGATCCTTGGGTCGCAATCGCTAAACGTTACCCAGAAGGTACTAAACTGACTGGTCGCGTTACTAACCTGACTGATTACGGCTGCTTCGTAGAAATCGAAGAAGGCGTTGAAGGTCTGGTTCACGTTTCAGAAATGGATTGGACTAACAAAAACATTCACCCATCTAAAGTTGTTAATGTTGGTGATGTTGTTGAAGTTATGGTTCTGGACATCGACGAAGAACGTCGTCGTATTTCTCTAGGCCTGAAACAGTGCAAATCTAACCCATGGCAACAATTTGCAGAAACTCACAACAAAGGCGACCGCGTTGAAGGTAAAATCAAGTCAATCACTGACTTCGGTATCTTCATCGGACTGGAAGGCGGTATCGATGGCCTAGTTCACCTGTCTGACATCTCTTGGAACGTTACTGGAGAAGAAGCAGTTCGTGAATACAAAAAAGGTGACGAAATCGCAGCAGTTGTTCTGCAAGTCGATGCAGAGCGTGAGCGTATTTCTTTAGGCGTTAAGCAGTTAGCTGAAGATCCATTCAACAACTACTTGGCAGCAACTAAGAAAGGCGCAATCGTTACTGGTAAAGTCATCGCAGTTGATGCTAAAGGTGCAACTGTTGAGTTGACTTTAGGCGTTGAAGGTTACCTGCGTGCATCAGAAGCTTCACGTGACCGTGTTGAAGATGCTACTCTGGTTCTGAAAGTTGGTGATGATGTTGAAGCTAAATACACTGGTGTTGATCGTAAAAACCGTGTAATCAACCTGTCTGTTCGCGCGAAAGACGAAGCTGATGAAAAAGATGC from Providencia sneebia DSM 19967 includes these protein-coding regions:
- the rpsA gene encoding 30S ribosomal protein S1, which gives rise to MTESFAQLFEESLQNIETRPGSIVRGTVVAIDKDVVLVDAGLKSESAIPVEQFKNAQGELEIQVGDEIDVALDAVEDGFGETILSREKAKRHEAWLMLEKAYEEAETVTGVINGKVKGGFTVELNGIRAFLPGSLVDVRPVRDTTHLEGKELEFKVIKLDQKRNNVVVSRRAVIESESSAERDQLLENLQEGMEVKGIVKNLTDYGAFVDLGGVDGLLHITDMAWKRVKHPSEIVNVGDEITVKVLKFDRERTRVSLGLKQLGEDPWVAIAKRYPEGTKLTGRVTNLTDYGCFVEIEEGVEGLVHVSEMDWTNKNIHPSKVVNVGDVVEVMVLDIDEERRRISLGLKQCKSNPWQQFAETHNKGDRVEGKIKSITDFGIFIGLEGGIDGLVHLSDISWNVTGEEAVREYKKGDEIAAVVLQVDAERERISLGVKQLAEDPFNNYLAATKKGAIVTGKVIAVDAKGATVELTLGVEGYLRASEASRDRVEDATLVLKVGDDVEAKYTGVDRKNRVINLSVRAKDEADEKDAIATVNKQEETSFSNNAMAEAFKAAKGE